From Coturnix japonica isolate 7356 chromosome 1, Coturnix japonica 2.1, whole genome shotgun sequence, the proteins below share one genomic window:
- the ARL11 gene encoding ADP-ribosylation factor-like protein 11 produces MGKLFSKGWRKRDARVVMLGLDLAGKSTILYQLKGGHAMETCPTVGFNVEAMRTPCGVSFNLWDVGGQPNLRESWHHYLEDTNILVFVLDSADTARLPEALAVLEETLSHPGLAEVPVLLLANKQELPGAMAPAELGQQLCKGRLAGHPWMLRGCSAHTGQGLQDILGVLGELLRGVRKGSLPPEQPLS; encoded by the coding sequence ATGGGGAAGCTGTTCTCCAAAGGCTGGCGCAAAAGAGACGCGCGTGTGGTCATGCTGGGCCTCGACCTCGCTGGGAAATCCACCATCCTGTACCAGCTGAAGGGCGGCCATGCTATGGAGACGTGCCCAACCGTGGGCTTCAACGTGGAGGCCATGCGGACGCCCTGCGGTGTGTCCTTCAACCTCTGGGATGTTGGGGGACAGCCCAACCTCCGGGAGAGCTGGCACCACTACCTGGAGGACACCAACATCCTGGTCTTTGTGCTGGACAGCGCAGACACGGCTCGGCTGCCCGAAGCATTGGCGGTGCTGGAGGAGACCCTGAGCCACCCTGGTCTGGCTGAGGTCCCCGTCCTCCTCCTGGCCAacaagcaggagctgccaggGGCCATGGCGCCCGCCGAGCTGGGGCAACAACTGTGCAAGGGACGGCTGGCAGGGCACCCGTGGATGCTGCGGGGCTGCAGCGCCCACACTGGGCAGGGCTTGCAGGATATCCTGGGGGTGCTCGGGGAGTTGCTCCGGGGTGTGAGGAAGGGATCCCTGCCCCCAGAGCAGCCCCTCAGCTGA
- the RCBTB1 gene encoding RCC1 and BTB domain-containing protein 1 has translation MVDVGKWPIFTLLSPQEIASIRKACVFGTSANEAIYTTHNDEVFVFGLNCSNCLGTGDSQSTIVPKKLEALCGKKISSLSYGSGPHVVLCTEDGEVYAWGHNGYSQLGNGATNQGVTPVQVCTNLLLKKVIEVACGSHHSMALSFDGDLYAWGYNNCGQVGSGSTANQPTPRRVSNCLQDKMVVGIACGQTSSMAVVNNGEVYGWGYNGNGQLGLGNNGNQLTPCRVAALHGVCILQIACGYAHTLALTDEGLLYAWGANTYGQLGTGNKSNQLSPLQIMMEKERVVEIAACHSAHTSAAKTQSGQVYMWGQCRGQSVVLPHLTHFACTDDVFACFATPAVMWRLLSVEQEDFLTVAESLKKEFDSPETSDLKFRVDGKYIYVHKAVLKIRCEHFRTMFQSYWNEDMKEVIEVDQFSYPVYRAFLEYLYTDSVDLPPEDAIGLLDLATSYCENRLKKLCQHIIKRGITVENAFSLLSAAVRYDAEDLEDFCFKFCVNHLTEVTQTTAFWQMDGSLLKEFIAKASKCGAFKN, from the exons ATGGTGGATGTGGGCAAGTGGCCAATATTTACCTTGCTGTCACCTCAAGAAATAGCATCTATTCGGAAAGCATGTGTGTTTGGTACATCAGCCAATGAAGCTATATACACAACGCACAATGATGAG gtgtttgtttttggacTGAATTGCAGCAATTGTTTGGGAACTGGAGATAGTCAGAGCACGATAGTACCAAAGAAACTAGAAGCCTTATGTGGGAAGAAGATTTCTAGTCTCAGCTATGGAAGTGGACCACACGTTGTACTTTGCACTGAAG ATGGTGAAGTGTACGCGTGGGGACATAATGGCTACAGCCAGCTGGGGAATGGCGCAACCAATCAGGGCGTTACTCCTGTTCAAGTCTGCACAAATCTGTTGCTAAAGAAAGTGATTGAAGTAGCTTGTGGCTCTCACCATTCCATGGCGTTATCGTTTGATGGGGAT CTGTATGCTTGGGGCTATAACAACTGTGGTCAAGTTGGATCAGGATCTACAGCAAACCAGCCAACTCCTAGGAGGGTTTCAAACTGTTTGCAGGATAAAATGGTAGTTGGCATTGCTTGTGGTCAGACCTCCTCCATGGCTGTAGTAAACAACGGTGAG GTTTATGGCTGGGGTTACAATGGTAATGGTCAGCTGGGTCTTGGAAACAATGGCAACCAACTAACGCCATGCAGAGTGGCAGCATTACATGGTGTGTGTATACTCCAG ATTGCCTGTGGCTATGCACACACACTAGCACTAACAGATGAGGGTTTGCTCTATGCCTGGGGAGCTAACACTTATGGGCAGCTGGGAACTGGCAATAAAAGTAACCAGCTAAGCCCGCTGCAGATcatgatggaaaaagaaag gGTTGTGGAGATTGCAGCCTGCCACTCTGCTCACACTTCAGCTGCCAAGACACAGAGCGGCCAGGTGTACATGTGGGGCCAGTGCCGTGGCCAGTCTGTGGTCCTTCCCCACCTCACTCACTTTGCCTGCACTGACGatgtgtttgcttgctttgctaCCCCTGCTGTTATGTGGCGTCTTCTCTCAGTAG AGCAAGAAGACTTCCTAACAGTAGCAGAGTCTCTGAAGAAGGAATTTGACAGCCCAGAAACCTCAGACCTAAAGTTCCGAGTGGATGGAAAGTACATCTACGTTCACAAAGCTGTTCTAAAAATCAG GTGTGAACACTTCAGAACCATGTTTCAGTCCTACTGGAATGAGGATATGAAGGAAGTAATAGAAGTAGACCAGTTTTCTTACCCTGTGTATCGTGCCTTTCTCGAGTACTTGTATACAGACAGTGTGGACCTCCCGCCTGAAGATGCAATAG GGCTTTTGGACTTGGCTACTTCGTACTGTGAAAATAGACTGAAAAAACTGTGTCAGCACATTATCAAGAGAGGGATTACTGTGGAGAATGCATTTTCATTGCTATCTGCAGCTGTCAGATATGATGCAGAG GACTTAGAGGATTTCTGCTTTAAGTTTTGTGTCAACCACTTGACTGAAGTGACACAAACTACAGCATTTTGGCAAATGGACGGTTCCCTGCTAAAGGAATTCATTGCTAAAGCCAGTAAATGTGGAGCCTTTAAGAACTGA